A stretch of the Panicum virgatum strain AP13 chromosome 9N, P.virgatum_v5, whole genome shotgun sequence genome encodes the following:
- the LOC120689029 gene encoding uncharacterized protein At5g08430-like encodes MSDTNIFAENAAIEKTIPLDSKGEQNKAITSLKKDKSNKKTYTGWGSEELMRLLSSSGKDTSKSLDEDEIVGVIMAYIKKKNLFKNNKKKSFLCDEKLHLLFGRRKVGCKSIRKFLAVHLAANSVSEDEIFYGSKDDDVPIMKKKPRVDGSEDDDDDGLIMKKKPRNSIDLKIVKRFSERNKRCFASLNENNIKLIYLRRYVVIDLLNHPDTFDQKVVGCFVRVKNAPIVHKYEMPKNPYQLGLVTGIKKSSEEYKMKDTCTNILLCVTGLWDDVKISMLSDEDFTQEECNDLVSSVKNGLLEKPTIAALEEKVATVHKDIVNHVSALRNQ; translated from the exons ATGTCAGACACAAATATATTTGCTGAAAATGCTGCCATTGAAAAAACAATTCCTTTGGACTCTAAGGGAGAACAGAATAAAGCAATCACATCACTGAAGAAGGACAAGTCAAACAAGAAAACATATACTGGTTGGGGTTCTGAAGAGTTAATGCGACTCTTGTCAAGTTCTGGAAAGGACACGTCAAAATCTCTTGATGAAGATGAAATTGTTGGAGTTATCATGGCGTACATCAAAAAGAAGAATTTGTTCAAGAATAATAAGAAAAAGTCTTTCTTGTGTGATGAAAAGTTGCACCTTTTGTTTGGGAGAAGAAAAGTGGGTTGCAAAAGTATCCGTAAGTTTCTAGCAGTTCATCTAGCTGCAAATTCTGTTTCAGAGGATGAAATTTTTTATGGTTCCAAAGATGATGATGTTCCAATTATGAAAAAGAAACCTCGTGTTGATGGTtctgaagatgatgatgatgatggtcttaTTATGAAAAAGAAACCTCGAAATAGTATAGACTTGAAGATTGTTAAGAGGTTTTCAGAAAGAAACAAGAGATGTTTTGCTTCTCTTAATGAGAATAACATAAAGCTTATTTATCTGAGAAGATATGTAGTTATCGATCTCTTGAATCATCCAGACACATTTGATCAGAAAGTTGTTGGATGTTTTGTCAGAGTCAAGAATGCCCCCATAGTTCACAAGTACGAAATGCCTAAAAATCCATACCAGCTTGGGCTGGTGACAG GCATCAAGAAATCTTCAGAAGAATACAAGATGAAAGACACATGTACCAATATTCTCTTATGTGTTACTGGTTTATGGGATGATGTCAAGATCTCAATGCTCTCCGATGAGGACTTTACGCAG GAGGAATGTAATGATCTTGTTTCTTCAGTGAAAAATGGACTTCTGGAAAAGCCTACAATT GCTGCACTGGAAGAGAAGGTGGCAACTGTACATAAGGACATAGTAAATCATGTAAGTGCACTCAGAAATCAATAG